The window ATTTTAGAGAATCGGGCAAGTTGGCGTAGAATGTGACAAGGCGCAGTTGGAGTTCAGCGAGAAGTTCAGGTAAGGGTTCAGAGGTGGAGATGAGGGTAAGTGCACGGCCGCGCCGGCCGTTGAGAACATTGGATATCCGTCCGACGATTACCATGAGCTTCACAAGCTGGACGAACGGTACAGGCTCGACCGGCTCGAACGGTGAATCAGGCAAGTTGCGTGCAGGATCAGGAAAAAAGTCTTCGTCCTTTGGTAATGGTATTTCGATGATATCTTCCGGGATACTTGCCGGTCGACCGGTGGCAAACGCCACCACACGATCAGTAACGAATAATGACCAGAAGCACAGTTGATTACGGGCATAATGAGCGGGTGATTCGTAAAGTTCAGATACTTCATGTGCGCCGAGGTCGGACGACATACGGATGGCCATACCAGAGTACTGCCATAGGCCGCTTTCCGAATTTTGGCCGTAATTTGACCATGCGAGGAAAAGCAGGCCCGTGAGAACATCGTGTGTCGGAAGATGTAGAAGAGGTGGAACAAGCTCTTGTGCCCGGGCAATAAATGGCGCAGCCGCCCTCGCTCGGTCCTTGACATCGCTGAAACGCGCACCCAAACTACAGATACAGCACGCCAAGAACTGACTCATTGTACCCGTCTGGAACCTCTCCATCATACGTTGATGACTACAGCTGGGAAAATGTTGACTCATATGCTTAAAGAAAAGGTTGAATAGAGGTTCCCAGACGTGTGAATGCGGCATACCTGTGTCGTCAAAGAGGTCGAGACCAAGGAATGACGAGTCCGTAGATGGTGATTCGTTTGCAGGTTGAGGAGCAGTGGCCATAGGTGAAAAAGATGGATTACGTCGCTGAAGCTTGAGGCTAACACGATTAATACCAGGATGGATGGCGGTTGAACCGGACTTGGTACCGAGGATGAGCCTATTGTCTTGGATGTATATTGCGCGTCACTTACGAATCGATAATAGAATAGCTCCAGATCGTCACCTTCCTCCGGGTTACCACTGATGAAAGCCGGTTGGCCTTCCAACGCGCTCGCAATCTTCCAATCCGTATTTGGAGACCATTCATTCCCTGTCGGAAATTGGAACTCTTGTCCTGAAGCAGGATCATCGTCATTTGACATTGATATTGATGCTGACGGCACCATCTCCCCCCCCGATGTTAGCTGGACATCCGCAGCTGTTGAATTGGGATCAATGGACAACTGGCCTGATGAAGTGGTTTGATGTATTTGAGATGTATTTGAAGCTGGTTGGTTGGCACCGTCGGAGGATGATTCAATGTTAGGTAAGATTGATAGATCAGGTGGCCAGAGGTATTGAGTAGATGTGGCGGGGTTGGACCAGAAAAGTGACTGATTATTGAGTAAATCTGGTTGCTGAAGCTGTTCATTATTGAAGACAGGGACCTACAGGTTATACGATTAATATTTTGGGCAGGAAGCGAAGCGTCATCCAAAGCGGGCGTAACAAAAGAAACTCACATGCTCTTTGTATACAGATGTCCCATTAGACTTGGACGTCGAAACAGCGGCAGCAGAAATCGCATTCCTCTCACTCTCCGCCCTTCTCGcctcctccatctccttttTCGTTCTTTTCTTTGCTCTCGCTGCTGGCCATTCACACTCTACATCCGCCTTTATACAACCTTCGCATCTTGGCTTCGTTCCGCTACATCGTACCCGCTTAGTACGGCAGTAAAAGCAGGCCAGCTGCACTCGGGGAGGTTCGGACGATGGGGATGAGCGGCGGCGTTTGTTGTTGTCCGATTCTGGATTATTGTTTTCGTTACTGCAAGGTCACGTTAAGTATTCAATATATGATAGAGGTATTAAACTAGGTCAATGTAAAAGACCCACTTGAAGTTGGATGGTCCAGCATTCACCGGGTTGCTGAGCGATTTTGAGTCTACCAAGCCGGAACTGTCTGGAGTGGTGCGCCTCTGTCCATGGGGATTATAGTTTGTGGGTTTATGTGGTTCACTCATGCTTTTCTGTCCAGGACTTGTTTGAAGATTTATCCAGAAGGTTAATGGGGAATAATTAGTTGCGACAGGAATGATAGCAAATCAGTTTTAGGGGTACATTTGGGGaatataataataatagcTCCTTGGAGAAATACAAAAACAGAGTATTGCAGATGATGCACCTCTCCAGCGTACATAGCGGAGCACCGCTGTTAACCGGCTCGCATGTCGGACTTTATCCGAACGTTATTATGTATCGGGCCTTTTTATTTCGGTCCTTACCTTCGTTTTTACAGCCAATATCCGTCGAGCCTGCTAATAAATAACCGTCGCACATCGGATTATATTCAACATGCCATGCCGTCATACACCTCCTATATCCTGTATAATCAGGCGAATCATAAAGCGTATGCTCTTCTCACCCATATGAAGGGATGGCCACTTACTGCTTATATATGAACTCTGGAGAGGGTGAAGACTTCTCGCCacattcttctttttgttGGGCTTCTTGAAACCCTGCCTCGTCGTACCTGTAGATCTGTACTCTTTACTCTTTCTATTATTATCAATCAAGATATAGCTTATGGCCTATGGCCTTATTTTCCGATGTCTAAATAACTAGCTACTAACCTGTACGGCCCGTAGCCTCTGGTGACCTGATCCTATCTGTCTATTTAGACCATGTAAACCATATAGCAAGTAATTATATCACATGAGCTCATATAAACAATTGGCGTCGCGTACTCCGTGCAACTAATtaaataattaataatTGTAACTTGGTGGCAACTTCCGATGCAGCAGTCATCAATCAATTATTATTACTTATTTAGTATAGTTGCCGCCACTGTATAGACGCTGGACATCATCACACTCGCACATTAGATATCAGTATAAACGCACATTGGAAGGCAAATAAACGATTCAATGATATAGTTTGTTGCAGGACGGGAAGAGAATTATTTTAGCTATTCGCAGAAGGGCAATAGAGTGTTCAGAACGCAAATCAAGGCGATTCATATGGACAACATGCGAAAAATATAAAGTACATCCCATACATGGAAGTTGTTTAACGGCTGCAACAAGAGTGTTTGTCAACAAACGATGTCATTTAGGTATAATTCGAAACAGACTTACTCCTCGGCCCACTCGTTCTCCTTTCGGATctgctcttcctcctcagGAGTGAAGCTAAAGGTGAATCAGCACGCTGGAGGACACTTAATGTGAAGGCATCACGACTTACTCGTTGGTGATGTTGAAGAGCTTTCGGATTTCTTCAGGAGTCTTACCCTTGATCATATTGGCAACGGTCTTGCAGCCAACGTCGCTACACCACACATTAGCTGACAGAGTAACAACGATCGATAATCCAAATAAGACATACAGGAGAGGCTTGATGTCGAGGTAGTTGGCAGCAAGGATGATCTCAAAAAGCATCTCTTGGTCAACTTGACTAATTGTAGCCCATCAGCAAACATTCCATCGTAGCCTTAAACAAAAAGAAGCAGGTGTAACTCACATCCACCGAGCATCCCAGTCACCAATTTCAGAAGTCTTCCTCCTAGAGTCATCGGCGTCGTTCGCATCACCGGTGGGAAGAGGGTCATTCTTGTGGTGGTCGCAGTACTCGAGGATTTTGGTAAGAACGGAGGAAGAGACGTTGGGGAGAGGGATGGGCTGGCCCTCTTGGTCACCAAGATCTAGTGATATCAGGGAAAGGAATTTGTCAGCGATCAATTTGTTGATAGAATAAGTTTCGTGTGAAAACAAGCAGCTCGCAAATTACAGATCACGTCAAGCGGTTATGATAGGGTCGCTTGAGGGCTTGAAGGTGGAAAGATGGGGTGTGGGAAAGATACAGGTTGGTAACGACGGATGACGTAGAGATGGTCGTTTTGCTCTACGATCCAGCTTCCTGGGCTTTCGACGTGACACGACAATT is drawn from Cryptococcus gattii WM276 chromosome A, complete sequence and contains these coding sequences:
- a CDS encoding Pathway-specific nitrogen regulator, putative (Similar to SGTC gene model, INSD accession EAL23022.1), producing MSEPHKPTNYNPHGQRRTTPDSSGLVDSKSLSNPVNAGPSNFNNENNNPESDNNKRRRSSPSSEPPRVQLACFYCRTKRVRCSGTKPRCEGCIKADVECEWPAARAKKRTKKEMEEARRAESERNAISAAAVSTSKSNGTSVYKEHQPDLLNNQSLFWSNPATSTQYLWPPDLSILPNIESSSDGANQPASNTSQIHQTTSSGQLSIDPNSTAADVQLTSGGEMVPSASISMSNDDDPASGQEFQFPTGNEWSPNTDWKIASALEGQPAFISGNPEEGDDLELFYYRFRRNPSFSPMATAPQPANESPSTDSSFLGLDLFDDTGMPHSHVWEPLFNLFFKHMSQHFPSCSHQRMMERFQTGTMSQFLACCICSLGARFSDVKDRARAAAPFIARAQELVPPLLHLPTHDVLTGLLFLAWSNYGQNSESGLWQYSGMAIRMSSDLGAHEVSELYESPAHYARNQLCFWSLFVTDRVVAFATGRPASIPEDIIEIPLPKDEDFFPDPARNLPDSPFEPVEPVPFVQLVKLMVIVGRISNVLNGRRGRALTLISTSEPLPELLAELQLRLVTFYANLPDSLKWSANNFKHQHARGHSGTFLTLHLWANAVLALIYHPELLKSPSGVETPLNRSMSRNVQLSLASSRQIVECMVFADLVDSTSYTSSPYLAQPLFVAAMAFIHEMRSLQASIDPPDMPLFPGAASGNNDSSNSSNNLHPKSHSSNATDMLMLSMAKQNFSTILNAVHKMEEYWAGVNYVATLLEKRSGFPRPGSKASTKTFISLPDKGLLKRFTADPQHPQSVGPPTETSLRDAISRSERASSTNSFGLTPLWLSDFMSGYTVENMSFAPADNVDLERLLASRGERQDGSKRDTNVPPL
- a CDS encoding Ubiquitin-protein ligase, putative (Similar to TIGR gene model, INSD accession AAW41368.1); this translates as MAEKKQTVILTTSDDEQFTVEKIVAERSAMIKSMMEDLGDQEGQPIPLPNVSSSVLTKILEYCDHHKNDPLPTGDANDADDSRRKTSEIGDWDARWIQVDQEMLFEIILAANYLDIKPLLDVGCKTVANMIKGKTPEEIRKLFNITNDFTPEEEEQIRKENEWAEE